GCGCGGCCGCTGCCGTGGCCGCGCCGGCCATCGACAACGGCTGGCCGTACGACTCGGCGCCCACAGCCCACGACGCCGAGACCTACACGCTCGCCGCGGTCGGCGACATCGCCTGCGAGCCCGACGACGACGAGAACGCGTCGACGCCGGGCTCGCTCAAGTGCGGAAGCCCGAGCCTCGGTGGGTACGACGCCGAGTTCGCCACGGCGAAGCAGACGGAGGCGATGAAGCCGGATGCGGTCGCCCTGCTCGGTGACGAGCAGTACGAGGTCGGCAAGCTGAGCGACTTCGAGGCGTCGTTCGAGCAGGCGTGGGGCGGCCTCAAGTTCCTCGAGCGTCCCGCCCCCGGCAATCACGAGTACTACCCCTATGTGAAGAAGGGCGACAACGAGGCGGGCCAGAACGGCAGCGGCTACTTCGCGTACTTCAACGGTCACGACCAGTCCGGAACGCCCAACACCTCCGGCCAGGCGGGCGACGACACCGAGGGCGCCCAGGGCTGGTACTCGTACGACCTGGGCAACTGGCACATCGTCTCGCTGAACGTCGAGTGCAACTCTCCCGCGTTCCAGAACGACTGCTCCACCACCGACGGCGGCCTGCTCGCCCAGGAGACCCGCTGGCTGGCGGCGGACCTGAAGAGCAACCAGCAGCAGTGCACGATCGCGTACTGGCACCAGCCGACCTTCAGCTCGACCACCGCATCCACCGCCACCGTCCCCGCTTCCGCCGTCGGAGCGGGAGGCCAGGAGGGTCAGGTCGCCGACGCGTGGTGGAAGCTGCTCTACGCCAACCACGCGACCCTCGTCCTCAACGGCCACGAGCACGCCTACGCCCGGCTGAAGCCGATGGATCCGACCGGTGCCTACGACCCGAAGAAGGGCATCCCGGAGTTCATCGTCGGCACCGGCGGTGAGGCGCTCGACACCCTCGCCAAGAACGCCGACGGGAGCTTCGCCAACCCGAACGTGGTCACCGGGTACGACCAGGGCTTCGGGACGATGAAGCTCACGCTCAAGCAGCACGGCTACTCGTTCTCGTACGCCCCCGCGCTGCAGGGCCCCGGGCTCGGCACGTCGGCCCTCGCCTACTCCGACTCCGGCTCCGGCGACTGCCGCGGCTGATCGCCCGCACAGAACAGCGGCTCGATTCCCGAGGGAGCCGAGCCGCTGTTCTCGTGCGGGGCGTTACGACTTCAGCCACTCCAGGAGGTCGGCGTTGATCGTGTCGGCCTGCGTCGTCGGCATCCCGTGCGGGAAGTCCTTGTACGTCTTCAGCGTCCCGTTCTGCACCAGCTTCGCCGAGAGCGGTCCGGCGTCGGCGTAGGGGACGATCTGGTCGTCCTCGCTGTGCATGACCAGCACCGGGACCGTGATCTTCTTGAGGTCCTCGGTGAAGTCGGTCTGCGAGAAGGCGACGATTCCGTCGTAGTGCGCCTTCGCGCCGCCCATCATGCCCTGGCGCCACCAGTTCTGGATGATGGCCTCCGACGACTCGACCCCCGGCCGGTTGAACCCGTAGAACGGGCCCTCCGGGAGGGCGCGGTAGAACTCCGACCGGTTCTTGGCCAGCTGCGCCTGCAGGTCGTCGAAGACGCTCTTCGGCAGCCCGCCCGGGTTGTTCTCCGTCTGGACCATCAGCGGGGGAACCGCGCTGATCAGCACGGCTCGCGAGACGCGATCCTCGCCGTAGGTGCCGATGTAGTGCGCGACCTCTCCACCGCCGGTCGAGTGACCGACGTGGATGGCGTCGTGCAGGTCGAGTTCTTCGACGACCGCACGCAGGTCGGCGGCGTAGTGGTCCATGTCGTGGCCCTCGCCGGTCTGTGTGGAGCGGCCGTGGCCGCGCCGGTCGTGCGCGATGACGCGGTAGCCCTGCTGCAGGAAGAACAGCAGCTGGTTGTCCCAGTCGTCCGCCGAGAGCGGCCAGCCGTGGCTGAAGACGATGGGCTGACCGGTTCCCCAGTCCTTGTAGTAGATCTCGATGCCGTCTGATGTCGTTACGGTGCCCATGATTCCTTCCGGGGGTGGCGGGTGGGGATGCTGTGGGACGTGCTGCAGAACAGGTGGCGCTTTTCGACGCTAGCCTGCGCGGAGGGCGCCACGCCAGGGGCGCCGCGCCCCGTGCCGCTTCTTCGAAGCCGGCGTCCGGTCTCCGTTCATCCGCGGTTCACTCCGGGGTCACGAACGTCGCCAGAGCGGCATCCGGCCGGACGAGATAGGTCGACAGCATCCGCCCGGTGCCCGGACCCAGATCGCGCGCGTTGTGCGGAGTGTCCGGCGGGATGAGGAACCCGTGGCCGGCCTGGAGCAGCAGCGTCTCGGAGTCCTGGATGCGCATCTCGACCGTGCCGGCGACGATGTAGCCGACCTCCTCGCCCGGGTGCATGTGCCATCCGGATTCGACGCCCTCCGGGATCTCGGTGAGCACCTGGACGATGATCCGCCCCGGGATGGACGACTCCGCTCGTTGCACTTCGGTGCGCTTGAGCTTCCCCGCCAGGGCGTCCGGCTGGGCC
This region of Leifsonia sp. fls2-241-R2A-40a genomic DNA includes:
- a CDS encoding metallophosphoesterase; this encodes MRSRTRKISLLVGAVVATTLVGAAAAVAAPAIDNGWPYDSAPTAHDAETYTLAAVGDIACEPDDDENASTPGSLKCGSPSLGGYDAEFATAKQTEAMKPDAVALLGDEQYEVGKLSDFEASFEQAWGGLKFLERPAPGNHEYYPYVKKGDNEAGQNGSGYFAYFNGHDQSGTPNTSGQAGDDTEGAQGWYSYDLGNWHIVSLNVECNSPAFQNDCSTTDGGLLAQETRWLAADLKSNQQQCTIAYWHQPTFSSTTASTATVPASAVGAGGQEGQVADAWWKLLYANHATLVLNGHEHAYARLKPMDPTGAYDPKKGIPEFIVGTGGEALDTLAKNADGSFANPNVVTGYDQGFGTMKLTLKQHGYSFSYAPALQGPGLGTSALAYSDSGSGDCRG
- a CDS encoding alpha/beta hydrolase encodes the protein MGTVTTSDGIEIYYKDWGTGQPIVFSHGWPLSADDWDNQLLFFLQQGYRVIAHDRRGHGRSTQTGEGHDMDHYAADLRAVVEELDLHDAIHVGHSTGGGEVAHYIGTYGEDRVSRAVLISAVPPLMVQTENNPGGLPKSVFDDLQAQLAKNRSEFYRALPEGPFYGFNRPGVESSEAIIQNWWRQGMMGGAKAHYDGIVAFSQTDFTEDLKKITVPVLVMHSEDDQIVPYADAGPLSAKLVQNGTLKTYKDFPHGMPTTQADTINADLLEWLKS
- a CDS encoding cupin domain-containing protein — protein: MADDTAQPDALAGKLKRTEVQRAESSIPGRIIVQVLTEIPEGVESGWHMHPGEEVGYIVAGTVEMRIQDSETLLLQAGHGFLIPPDTPHNARDLGPGTGRMLSTYLVRPDAALATFVTPE